The following coding sequences are from one Gimesia chilikensis window:
- a CDS encoding aldehyde dehydrogenase family protein: MLEIPVLRWGTPYESFDQQEVVHFETGEPLAKVHQANAGLVKMDMRKAQRARDLLREIPIPKLLEICKKAAELYMTAELPLGNGTQTPEEFCRIQSASTGMPEWMCASNMKKVSFVLEHMEEILDALTRGLPLDILSKGYGKEDRGVMLSYQANSPVLGLVLPSNSPGVHTLWMPILPMQIGLVLKPGSSEPWTPYRMTEAFYQAGIPRECISVYPGPHDVGSTVTELCKRVMVFGGQQTIDKYKANPNVQAHGPGFSKILLGDDVVDQWEDYLDLIVDSIYQNGGRSCVNASGVWASRHTEEIADAIAKRLGPVGPTSMTDPEAPLAAFTMTGAAKAMNGQIEEGLKESGVTEVTEKYRDGDRLIEMERCDYLRPTIVHCDNPDATLANTEYMFPMASVVKCEQKDMLKKIGTTLVCSVFTEDQDWTQQLLDATQIDRLNIGPVKTNALNWLQPHEGNIVEFLFRARAFQNEPPAAH, from the coding sequence GTGCTGGAAATACCTGTACTTCGCTGGGGTACCCCATACGAAAGTTTCGATCAACAGGAAGTCGTTCATTTTGAAACAGGCGAGCCTCTCGCCAAAGTGCATCAGGCCAACGCCGGTCTGGTGAAAATGGACATGCGGAAAGCACAGCGGGCACGCGACCTGCTGCGAGAGATTCCGATTCCCAAGCTGCTGGAAATCTGTAAGAAAGCAGCCGAACTCTACATGACGGCTGAACTTCCGCTGGGCAACGGCACACAGACTCCCGAAGAGTTCTGCCGGATTCAGTCTGCCAGTACCGGGATGCCCGAGTGGATGTGTGCCAGCAACATGAAGAAGGTTTCCTTCGTACTGGAACACATGGAAGAGATTCTCGACGCCCTGACCCGCGGTCTGCCACTGGATATCCTTTCAAAAGGATACGGTAAAGAGGATCGTGGCGTGATGCTGAGCTACCAGGCGAATTCGCCGGTACTGGGGCTCGTGCTGCCTTCTAACTCACCGGGCGTGCACACACTGTGGATGCCGATCCTGCCGATGCAGATCGGTCTGGTGTTGAAGCCAGGTTCTTCTGAACCCTGGACTCCTTATCGGATGACCGAAGCTTTCTACCAGGCGGGGATTCCGCGGGAATGTATCTCCGTCTATCCGGGACCTCACGATGTGGGTTCCACGGTGACCGAACTCTGTAAGCGGGTGATGGTCTTCGGCGGTCAGCAGACGATCGATAAATACAAGGCAAACCCGAACGTGCAGGCGCACGGTCCTGGTTTCAGTAAGATTCTGCTCGGCGACGATGTCGTGGATCAGTGGGAAGATTACCTCGACCTGATCGTGGACAGCATCTATCAGAACGGTGGTCGCAGCTGCGTCAACGCATCCGGCGTCTGGGCATCGCGGCATACTGAAGAGATCGCAGATGCGATCGCCAAACGATTGGGACCGGTTGGACCGACTTCGATGACCGACCCCGAAGCCCCGCTGGCAGCTTTCACCATGACCGGTGCGGCCAAGGCGATGAACGGTCAGATTGAAGAAGGACTGAAAGAGTCCGGCGTGACCGAAGTCACTGAAAAGTATCGCGACGGTGATCGACTGATCGAGATGGAACGCTGCGATTATCTGCGTCCGACCATCGTGCACTGTGACAATCCCGATGCGACGCTGGCGAACACCGAGTACATGTTCCCCATGGCATCGGTCGTGAAATGCGAACAGAAAGACATGCTGAAAAAGATTGGCACAACGCTGGTCTGCTCCGTCTTCACTGAAGATCAGGACTGGACGCAGCAGCTGCTGGATGCAACACAGATCGACCGGTTAAACATCGGTCCAGTGAAGACGAATGCTCTGAACTGGTTGCAGCCGCACGAAGGGAACATCGTCGAGTTCCTGTTCCGGGCGCGTGCTTTCCAGAACGAACCGCCGGCCGCTCACTGA
- a CDS encoding YheT family hydrolase, which yields MKSDLVFPPFVPHRLYKNPHLQTIVGQFHSRVKTPYQAEQHSCRLPDSDLLILHDDCPGPWKPGDRVVILLHGLSGCHQSSYMIRLAHKLNARGVRVFRMDLRGCGAGTGLAKSPYHAGSFHDLQVAIEQIEFMCPRSPIGVVGFSLGGTITLNYLARHKPGSELVDRALVLNPPLRLAESVQVFGKPLFGRYQRHFVTNLIKQVRKSHQYQEHTHKITGANYPRTLLEFDDQFTAPLAGFESAEDYYNRCSPCDVLPEISVPTLIISAKDDPLIPFESYQPAIEKLANHDKVTLYLTEQGGHLGFIAGPSSDPDPRWSDWRIVQWLMSDSPEALASQIREQTHSSLIQTA from the coding sequence ATGAAGAGTGATCTGGTATTTCCACCGTTTGTGCCGCATCGTCTCTATAAAAATCCTCATTTGCAGACGATCGTGGGGCAGTTCCACTCGCGTGTGAAAACGCCCTATCAGGCAGAGCAGCATTCGTGTCGCCTGCCTGACAGCGACCTGTTAATCCTGCACGATGACTGCCCGGGCCCCTGGAAACCGGGGGACCGCGTGGTGATCCTGCTGCATGGCTTGTCGGGATGTCACCAGAGTTCTTACATGATCCGACTGGCACACAAGCTGAATGCGCGGGGAGTTCGTGTGTTTCGCATGGATCTCCGCGGCTGTGGGGCAGGGACGGGACTCGCTAAATCCCCGTATCACGCCGGCAGCTTTCACGATCTACAGGTCGCCATCGAACAGATCGAGTTCATGTGCCCGCGCTCGCCGATCGGCGTCGTGGGTTTTTCATTGGGTGGCACGATCACACTCAATTACCTTGCCCGTCACAAACCGGGTTCGGAACTCGTCGACCGGGCGCTGGTCCTCAACCCGCCACTCCGCCTCGCCGAAAGTGTGCAGGTATTCGGCAAGCCACTCTTCGGTCGCTACCAGCGGCACTTTGTGACGAACCTCATTAAACAGGTCCGCAAGTCGCATCAGTACCAGGAACATACACACAAAATTACCGGCGCGAACTATCCACGCACCCTGCTTGAATTCGACGATCAGTTCACAGCACCGCTGGCCGGTTTTGAGTCTGCTGAAGACTATTACAACCGCTGCAGCCCCTGTGATGTCCTGCCGGAAATTTCGGTTCCGACGCTGATTATCTCCGCCAAGGACGACCCGCTGATCCCGTTTGAATCCTACCAGCCCGCGATTGAAAAACTCGCTAACCACGACAAGGTCACGCTGTATCTCACAGAGCAGGGGGGGCATCTCGGCTTCATCGCAGGTCCTTCCAGCGATCCCGATCCGCGGTGGTCAGACTGGCGAATCGTGCAATGGCTGATGTCAGATTCTCCCGAAGCACTGGCCAGCCAGATCCGGGAGCAGACTCACTCCTCACTGATTCAGACCGCCTGA
- a CDS encoding mandelate racemase/muconate lactonizing enzyme family protein, whose translation MTMISDSIQAAEKKASPQHLRVEKIERTTVKVPYREVPARNMARELPHWQYTEIVEVHLKSGHVGFGETLLYYTWNATSDEAVERAQGKNAAELMWDDDLGAGLQMALFDAVAKAAEVPVHALLGRKVHDKTPLSWWNIDTSVEDMALECAEAYKQGYMSYKTKGRPWYDVWAQVEEASKVVPKEFKIDMDFNDTLLDAERALPILEDLAQYPQVDIFESPIFQDDVAGNKILMAATDVNIAMHYGTPDPLIAIRENFCDGFVIGHGARELMASGAVAAMADKPFWLQLVGTGITAAFSLHFGAVLSHATWPAVNCHQLYKYNLLTEPIVVKEGFAQVPDKPGLGYELNRDMLEKLRVEKPESRPEPPRLIETTWKDGRKMYFGNTGEVNFVLNPARDGNVPYFERGVDTRLVPNDGSKEWKELYQKSNTKPLLIKG comes from the coding sequence ATGACGATGATCTCCGACTCAATTCAGGCTGCAGAGAAAAAGGCATCACCCCAGCATTTACGCGTCGAAAAGATCGAACGAACGACGGTGAAAGTTCCCTATCGGGAAGTGCCCGCCCGGAACATGGCACGCGAATTACCGCATTGGCAGTACACCGAAATTGTGGAAGTGCATTTGAAATCGGGGCACGTTGGCTTCGGTGAGACGCTGCTCTATTACACCTGGAACGCGACTTCCGATGAAGCCGTAGAGCGGGCGCAGGGTAAGAATGCGGCTGAGTTGATGTGGGACGACGATCTGGGAGCTGGCTTACAGATGGCGCTGTTTGATGCGGTCGCGAAAGCAGCGGAAGTTCCCGTGCATGCGTTGCTGGGCAGGAAGGTTCACGATAAGACTCCCCTCTCATGGTGGAACATTGATACTTCGGTGGAGGATATGGCGCTGGAATGTGCCGAGGCTTACAAGCAGGGCTACATGTCCTATAAGACAAAAGGACGTCCGTGGTACGACGTGTGGGCTCAGGTTGAAGAGGCCAGCAAAGTGGTGCCGAAGGAGTTCAAGATCGACATGGACTTCAACGACACGCTGCTGGACGCGGAGCGTGCCCTGCCGATCCTGGAAGATCTGGCGCAGTATCCGCAGGTCGATATTTTTGAATCTCCGATTTTCCAGGATGACGTGGCGGGAAACAAAATTCTGATGGCGGCGACTGATGTGAATATCGCCATGCATTATGGAACGCCCGACCCGCTGATTGCGATTCGCGAAAACTTCTGCGATGGCTTCGTGATCGGGCATGGTGCGCGAGAGCTGATGGCATCGGGGGCCGTGGCTGCGATGGCGGATAAACCGTTCTGGTTACAGCTGGTGGGTACGGGGATTACGGCTGCTTTCTCGCTGCATTTCGGTGCGGTGCTGAGTCATGCCACCTGGCCTGCTGTGAATTGTCACCAGTTGTACAAGTACAATCTGTTGACGGAGCCGATTGTGGTCAAAGAGGGGTTTGCTCAAGTCCCCGATAAGCCGGGTCTGGGATATGAGCTGAATCGGGACATGCTTGAGAAGTTGCGCGTCGAGAAACCGGAGTCTCGTCCAGAACCGCCGCGTTTGATTGAAACGACGTGGAAAGACGGACGGAAGATGTACTTCGGCAATACGGGTGAAGTCAACTTTGTCCTGAACCCGGCCCGCGATGGTAATGTGCCTTACTTTGAGCGGGGCGTCGACACGCGACTGGTTCCGAACGACGGTTCTAAGGAATGGAAAGAACTGTATCAGAAGTCGAACACCAAGCCGTTATTAATCAAAGGATAG
- a CDS encoding GNAT family N-acetyltransferase: protein MDFTETYFRRFRMEIDLLNARLVDDPLPEGYRWCPWELTTLDRHAITKYHSFRSELDARVFPCLGDIDGCRKLMRDISTQRNFLPGGTWLITWDGMGNEEPVDCGTIQAIVPSRIMGAIQNVGITPKHRGLGLGRALVTKCLLGFREAGVKRAYLEVTAENEPAINLYRSIGFRLTRTLYKPSHYVEAPSL, encoded by the coding sequence ATGGACTTCACCGAAACATACTTTCGTAGATTCCGCATGGAAATCGACCTGCTCAACGCGCGCCTGGTAGACGATCCTCTGCCCGAAGGCTACCGCTGGTGTCCCTGGGAACTGACCACGCTCGACCGTCACGCCATCACCAAGTATCACAGCTTCCGCTCCGAACTCGACGCCCGCGTCTTTCCCTGCCTGGGAGACATCGACGGCTGTCGCAAACTGATGCGTGATATCTCGACGCAACGCAACTTCCTGCCCGGCGGTACCTGGCTCATCACCTGGGACGGCATGGGCAACGAAGAACCCGTCGACTGTGGCACGATTCAGGCCATCGTCCCCAGTCGCATCATGGGTGCGATTCAGAATGTCGGCATCACACCCAAACACCGCGGACTCGGACTCGGCAGGGCACTGGTCACCAAATGCCTCCTCGGTTTCCGCGAAGCCGGTGTCAAGCGGGCCTACCTCGAAGTCACCGCCGAGAATGAACCCGCCATCAACCTCTACCGGTCGATCGGCTTCCGCCTCACGCGGACCCTCTACAAACCCAGCCACTACGTCGAAGCGCCCTCGCTCTAA
- a CDS encoding SDR family oxidoreductase has translation MPGLENKKVVVTGGGTGIGEACALILAQAGADVVVGGRRQEPLEKVAAKAEGKVDYHVIDVADRDSVAAFFKAANEKLGQIDILVHCAGINCRDRSMEVVSPEDWDRLMTVNATGAFNCMQAVLPQMRERQDGLIINICSISGLRAALLGGVAYNASKFAMTALGTTVAQEEKDRGIRVSTIYPGEVETPILDERPVPVSKEHRAKILQPEDVAAAVLMISQLPPRAHVQDLTIKPTTAAFV, from the coding sequence ATGCCAGGATTAGAAAATAAGAAAGTTGTTGTTACCGGGGGAGGGACTGGAATCGGAGAGGCCTGTGCCCTCATACTGGCCCAGGCCGGTGCGGATGTCGTCGTGGGTGGCCGTCGTCAGGAACCACTGGAGAAAGTTGCTGCCAAAGCCGAAGGCAAAGTTGACTACCATGTGATCGATGTCGCCGATCGTGACAGCGTTGCGGCTTTCTTCAAAGCAGCCAACGAGAAGCTGGGCCAGATTGACATCCTCGTCCATTGTGCCGGCATCAACTGCCGAGACCGCTCCATGGAAGTGGTCTCCCCGGAAGACTGGGATCGCCTGATGACTGTTAACGCAACCGGAGCTTTTAACTGCATGCAGGCGGTACTGCCTCAGATGCGGGAACGCCAGGACGGCCTGATCATTAATATCTGTTCGATTTCCGGTTTACGGGCTGCTCTGCTCGGGGGCGTCGCCTATAATGCTTCCAAGTTTGCGATGACTGCGCTGGGAACCACCGTCGCCCAGGAAGAAAAAGACCGTGGGATTCGAGTTTCCACCATTTACCCGGGTGAGGTTGAAACTCCGATTCTGGACGAACGGCCTGTTCCCGTCAGCAAAGAACATCGCGCCAAAATTCTGCAGCCCGAGGATGTTGCTGCTGCCGTTTTGATGATCAGCCAATTACCGCCTCGTGCTCACGTTCAGGATCTGACCATCAAGCCGACTACCGCGGCCTTCGTCTGA
- a CDS encoding DUF2784 domain-containing protein, with protein MNFHDTQFLSKLAADAIVVIHFAFVLFVLIGQLLIMVGALAGWDWIRNLKFRLIHLGSILFVVAESLLGIVCPLTTLEKWLRDQAGETSYEGDFIASWVHEVLFFDKETIPPWLFTIIYSLFGLLVLLTFIFASPRRKSPPESTTEV; from the coding sequence ATGAATTTTCACGACACCCAATTTCTAAGCAAGCTGGCCGCAGATGCGATCGTGGTGATTCATTTCGCGTTTGTACTGTTCGTGCTGATCGGGCAGTTACTGATCATGGTCGGTGCCCTGGCCGGGTGGGACTGGATCCGCAATCTCAAGTTCCGGCTGATCCACCTGGGTTCGATTCTGTTCGTTGTAGCCGAATCCCTGCTGGGTATCGTTTGTCCGCTGACCACGCTGGAAAAATGGTTGCGCGATCAGGCAGGGGAAACCTCCTACGAGGGCGATTTTATTGCCAGCTGGGTCCATGAAGTACTGTTTTTTGACAAAGAGACAATTCCTCCCTGGCTGTTTACGATCATTTATTCACTTTTCGGCCTGCTGGTCTTGCTGACCTTCATCTTCGCGTCGCCTCGCCGCAAATCCCCTCCAGAATCGACAACGGAAGTCTGA